From one Streptomyces sp. R41 genomic stretch:
- the ppk2 gene encoding polyphosphate kinase 2: protein MTELLTGMRVDYSDHDDPVLIRPDGSPVETWRENYPYPQRMERKEYEWHKRLQQIELLKLQSWIKETGRRLVIVFEGRDAAGKGGTIKRFTEHLNPRGARVVALEKPTERERGQWYFQRYVEHLPTAGEIVLFDRSWYNRAGVERVMGFCTDDEYRRFMRQAPLFERMLADDGVDLIKFWFSVSQGEQRTRFTIRQVDPVRQWKLSPMDLASLDRWEDYTAAKVAMFRETDTEQAPWTVVKSNDKKRARVEAMRSVLARFDYADKDEEVVGSPDPSIVGAAANLLEAGEDDTDD from the coding sequence ATGACGGAACTGCTGACAGGCATGCGAGTCGACTACAGCGACCACGACGACCCCGTGCTGATCCGCCCGGACGGCAGCCCGGTGGAGACCTGGCGCGAGAACTACCCGTACCCGCAGCGCATGGAGCGCAAGGAGTACGAGTGGCACAAGCGGCTCCAGCAGATCGAACTGCTGAAGCTGCAGAGCTGGATCAAGGAGACCGGACGGCGTCTCGTCATCGTCTTCGAAGGGCGGGACGCGGCCGGCAAGGGCGGCACGATCAAGCGGTTCACCGAGCACCTCAACCCGCGCGGCGCCCGGGTGGTGGCCCTGGAGAAGCCGACCGAACGCGAGCGCGGGCAGTGGTACTTCCAGCGGTACGTCGAACACCTGCCGACCGCGGGCGAGATCGTGCTGTTCGACCGCTCCTGGTACAACCGGGCGGGCGTGGAGCGGGTGATGGGCTTCTGCACGGACGACGAGTACCGCCGCTTCATGCGCCAGGCACCGCTGTTCGAGCGGATGCTCGCGGACGACGGCGTGGACCTGATCAAGTTCTGGTTCTCGGTCTCGCAGGGCGAGCAGCGTACGCGCTTCACGATCCGCCAGGTCGATCCCGTACGGCAGTGGAAGCTGAGCCCCATGGACCTGGCCTCGCTGGACCGCTGGGAGGACTACACCGCCGCCAAGGTCGCCATGTTCCGCGAGACGGACACCGAACAGGCGCCCTGGACCGTGGTGAAGAGCAACGACAAGAAGCGCGCCCGCGTCGAGGCCATGCGCAGCGTCCTGGCCCGCTTCGACTACGCCGACAAGGACGAGGAGGTCGTCGGCAGCCCGGACCCGAGCATCGTGGGCGCGGCGGCGAACCTGCTGGAGGCGGGCGAGGACGACACCGACGACTGA
- a CDS encoding cation diffusion facilitator family transporter gives MSDRHHHEHGNEQPRTHDRPHGDGHRHPHGHGHPHGHEHGPDHPHEHDRTQQHPHAHTHPRPHAHTTLASRLRHLLTPHSHETADKLDPALESSAQGMRALWLSLAVLGATALTQAVVVVVSGSVALLGDTVHNAADALTAVPLGIAFVLGRRAATRRFTYGYGRAEDLAGIVIVLTIAASGTFAAWTAVDRLLDPRPMRHIPVVAAAALIGFLGNEWVARHRIRVGRDIGSAALVADGLHARTDGFTSLAVLVGAGGAALGLQLADPLVGLAITAAILLVLRDAAREVFRRVMDAVEPELVDRAERALREVEGVRDVGELRLRWIGHRLRAEVAVVVDGEATVRRAHDIAVAAEHALLHAVPKLTAALVHADPTPSPGETDPHLPLAHHAPS, from the coding sequence GTGAGCGACCGGCACCACCACGAGCACGGCAACGAGCAGCCGCGCACCCACGACCGGCCGCACGGGGACGGCCACCGGCACCCGCACGGCCACGGCCATCCGCACGGTCACGAGCACGGCCCCGACCACCCGCACGAACACGACCGCACTCAGCAGCACCCCCACGCTCACACCCACCCGCGCCCTCACGCGCACACCACCCTCGCGAGCCGCCTGCGCCACCTGCTCACCCCCCACTCCCACGAGACCGCCGACAAACTCGACCCCGCGCTGGAGTCGTCGGCCCAAGGCATGCGGGCGCTCTGGCTCTCCCTGGCCGTCCTTGGCGCAACGGCCTTGACTCAGGCGGTCGTTGTGGTCGTCTCGGGGTCGGTCGCACTGCTCGGGGACACCGTGCACAACGCCGCCGACGCGCTGACGGCCGTACCGCTCGGGATCGCCTTCGTCCTGGGCCGCCGCGCGGCGACGCGCCGCTTCACGTACGGCTACGGGCGGGCGGAGGACCTCGCGGGCATCGTGATCGTGCTGACGATCGCCGCGTCCGGGACGTTCGCGGCCTGGACGGCGGTCGACCGACTGCTCGACCCGCGACCCATGCGGCACATCCCGGTCGTCGCGGCGGCCGCCCTCATCGGCTTCCTCGGCAACGAGTGGGTCGCCCGGCACCGTATCCGCGTCGGCCGCGATATCGGCTCCGCCGCACTCGTCGCGGACGGGCTGCACGCCCGAACGGACGGATTCACCTCACTCGCCGTGCTGGTGGGCGCGGGCGGCGCGGCACTCGGCCTGCAACTCGCCGACCCGCTGGTGGGATTGGCGATCACGGCCGCGATTCTGCTGGTGCTGCGCGATGCCGCCCGCGAGGTGTTCCGGCGCGTGATGGACGCCGTCGAACCGGAGTTGGTGGACCGGGCCGAGCGGGCGCTGCGGGAGGTCGAGGGGGTGCGCGACGTGGGTGAGCTGCGGCTGCGGTGGATCGGACACCGGCTACGGGCCGAGGTGGCGGTCGTCGTGGACGGCGAGGCGACCGTCCGCCGGGCCCACGACATCGCGGTCGCGGCGGAACACGCCCTGCTGCACGCGGTCCCGAAACTCACCGCGGCCCTGGTGCACGCCGATCCGACACCGTCCCCCGGCGAGACGGATCCGCATCTGCCGCTGGCCCACCACGCGCCGTCGTGA
- a CDS encoding ArsR/SmtB family transcription factor, producing the protein MSARMHLSPAHDAHPRTPGEEQFALAAELLALLGDRTRLALLHALTGGEADVSTLTQACGAARPAVSQHLARLRLAGLVNTRKEGRRVIYSLGDGHLRRVVDEALSLADHRINDRPAHD; encoded by the coding sequence ATGAGCGCACGCATGCACCTATCACCTGCGCATGATGCGCACCCGCGTACCCCCGGCGAGGAGCAGTTCGCGCTCGCGGCCGAACTCCTTGCCCTCCTCGGCGATCGCACGCGCCTCGCGCTGCTGCATGCCCTGACCGGCGGCGAGGCCGACGTCAGCACGCTCACCCAGGCGTGCGGTGCCGCGCGCCCTGCCGTCAGTCAGCATCTGGCCCGGCTGCGTCTCGCCGGGCTCGTGAACACCCGGAAGGAGGGCCGCCGGGTGATCTACTCGCTCGGCGACGGCCATCTGCGCCGGGTGGTCGACGAGGCGCTGAGCCTGGCCGACCACCGCATCAACGACCGGCCGGCGCACGACTGA
- a CDS encoding YbaK/EbsC family protein, whose amino-acid sequence MRAPIGHFDHATPAPECLDELTRPVADAVREWRGSIPAEQIVYVDTDPQWADTATFVEHYGRELLDQSANCVVVAGRRGGETTLAACVVLSTTRADVNGVVRRRLGARKASFAPMDTATGETGMEYGGITPIGLPGDWPVLVDSAVVELPYVLVGSGRRRGKLLVPGKVFAELPNAVVLDELGV is encoded by the coding sequence ATGCGCGCACCCATCGGACACTTCGACCACGCCACGCCCGCCCCCGAGTGCCTCGACGAACTCACCCGCCCGGTCGCCGACGCCGTACGCGAGTGGCGGGGCAGCATCCCCGCCGAACAGATCGTCTACGTCGACACGGACCCGCAGTGGGCCGACACCGCCACGTTCGTCGAGCACTACGGCCGCGAGCTGCTCGACCAGTCCGCCAACTGCGTGGTCGTCGCGGGCAGGCGTGGCGGCGAGACCACGCTCGCCGCGTGCGTCGTCCTCTCCACCACCCGTGCCGACGTCAACGGGGTGGTCCGCCGCCGACTCGGCGCCCGCAAGGCCTCGTTCGCACCGATGGACACGGCGACCGGGGAGACCGGCATGGAGTACGGCGGCATCACGCCGATCGGGCTCCCGGGCGACTGGCCCGTGTTGGTGGACTCGGCCGTCGTCGAGCTGCCGTACGTCCTGGTGGGCAGCGGCCGACGGCGCGGGAAGCTGCTGGTGCCGGGGAAGGTGTTCGCGGAGCTGCCGAACGCGGTGGTGCTGGACGAACTCGGTGTGTGA
- a CDS encoding anion permease has translation MDHITFLVAVVIVTALAFDFTNGFHDTANAMATSIATGALKPRTAVLISGVLNVGGAFLSTEVAKTISGGIVDDTLVTPGMIFAGLVGAILWNLLTWLLGLPSSSSHALFGGLIGAVWVGAGEHGVHFDKVVEKVLIPAVASPIVAGVAALLATYLAYKITARARKESVTKGFRLGQIASASLVSLAHGTNDAQKTMGVITLTLISAGALGHDAGPPVWVIASAGLAIGLGTYLGGWRIIRTMGKGLTDIQSPQGFAAEAASTTVILTSAHLGFALSTTQVCSGGILGAGLGRRLAEVRWGTAGRMVIAWLVTLPAAALVGGVSASVVKHGGNVGTVVIALVAAAVAFFIVVASRRNPVHAANVNDHHEVTIRTATPTDVGAAA, from the coding sequence ATGGACCACATCACGTTCCTCGTGGCGGTCGTCATCGTCACGGCGCTGGCCTTCGACTTCACCAACGGGTTCCACGACACCGCGAACGCGATGGCCACGTCCATCGCCACCGGGGCGCTCAAACCGAGAACAGCGGTCCTGATCAGTGGCGTTCTGAATGTCGGCGGGGCGTTCCTGTCCACCGAGGTCGCCAAGACGATCTCGGGCGGCATCGTGGACGACACACTGGTCACACCGGGCATGATCTTCGCCGGGCTGGTCGGGGCGATTCTGTGGAACCTGCTGACCTGGCTGCTCGGGCTGCCGTCCAGCTCCTCGCACGCCCTGTTCGGCGGACTGATCGGGGCGGTCTGGGTCGGTGCCGGTGAGCACGGCGTGCACTTTGACAAGGTTGTCGAGAAGGTACTGATCCCCGCGGTCGCCTCCCCGATCGTGGCGGGCGTCGCCGCGCTGCTGGCCACCTACCTCGCCTACAAGATCACCGCGCGGGCCCGCAAGGAGTCGGTGACCAAGGGTTTCCGGCTCGGGCAGATCGCCTCGGCCTCGCTGGTCTCGCTCGCGCACGGCACGAACGACGCGCAGAAGACGATGGGCGTCATCACGCTGACGCTGATCTCGGCGGGAGCGCTGGGGCACGATGCGGGTCCGCCGGTGTGGGTGATCGCGTCGGCCGGTCTGGCCATCGGGCTCGGCACCTATCTGGGCGGCTGGCGGATCATCCGCACCATGGGCAAGGGGCTGACCGACATCCAGTCGCCGCAGGGCTTCGCGGCCGAGGCCGCCTCCACGACGGTGATCCTCACCTCCGCCCACCTGGGTTTCGCGCTCTCCACCACGCAGGTCTGCTCGGGCGGCATCCTCGGCGCGGGCCTGGGCAGGCGCCTGGCCGAGGTCCGCTGGGGCACCGCGGGCCGCATGGTCATCGCCTGGCTGGTCACGCTGCCCGCCGCCGCGCTCGTCGGCGGGGTGTCGGCGAGCGTGGTGAAGCACGGCGGGAACGTCGGCACCGTGGTGATCGCGCTCGTCGCCGCCGCCGTCGCCTTCTTCATCGTCGTGGCGTCGCGCCGCAATCCGGTGCACGCCGCCAACGTCAACGACCACCACGAGGTCACCATCCGCACCGCGACGCCGACCGACGTCGGCGCCGCCGCCTGA
- a CDS encoding helix-turn-helix domain-containing protein, with product MSDLDLLTQSLARNVKRWRTERGFTLEALAARAGVSRGMLIQIEQARTNPSLGTVVKIGDALGVSITTLLDYEQGPKVRIVPAEQAVRLWHTDAGSYNRLLAGTEAPGPLEMWDWRLMPGEGSPSDPHPTGTVELIHVMAGELTLTVDGVEHRVPAGASASFEANTPHTYANDGDVPVEMVMAVSVPLVH from the coding sequence GTGTCGGACCTCGACCTGCTGACTCAGTCCCTGGCGCGCAACGTGAAGCGCTGGCGCACCGAGCGCGGCTTCACCCTGGAAGCGCTCGCCGCTCGCGCCGGAGTCAGCCGCGGCATGCTCATCCAGATCGAGCAGGCCAGGACCAACCCCAGCCTGGGCACCGTCGTCAAGATCGGCGACGCCCTCGGCGTCAGCATCACCACCCTCCTCGACTACGAGCAGGGCCCCAAGGTCCGGATCGTCCCGGCCGAGCAGGCGGTACGGCTGTGGCACACGGACGCGGGCAGCTACAACCGGCTCCTCGCGGGCACCGAAGCGCCCGGCCCGCTGGAGATGTGGGACTGGCGGCTCATGCCCGGGGAGGGCAGCCCCTCGGACCCGCACCCCACCGGCACGGTCGAGCTCATCCATGTCATGGCGGGCGAGCTGACCCTCACGGTCGACGGAGTCGAGCACCGAGTCCCCGCGGGCGCGAGCGCCTCCTTCGAGGCCAACACCCCGCACACGTACGCCAATGACGGCGATGTACCGGTCGAAATGGTCATGGCGGTGTCCGTCCCGCTCGTGCACTGA
- a CDS encoding alpha/beta fold hydrolase produces MPTFTAPDATQLAYHVEGEGEPLLCLPGGPMRASAYLGDLGGLSRHRRLIRLDLRGTGDSGVPADPATYRCDRQVGDVEALRAHLGLERVDLLAHSAGGDLALLYAAGYPRRVRSLTLVTGRARALGVDFTEEHRREAAALRKAEPWFEAAHEAYERVWAGSAGDTDWDAITPFFYGRWDAEAEAHAATDVEQTNEEAADRYAPGEAFDPEEARAVVAAWDARVLLVAGALDSGPLPRVAAAIAELFPRAELTVQPDAGHFPWLDDPDGFRETVADFLDRGK; encoded by the coding sequence ATGCCGACCTTCACCGCCCCCGACGCGACCCAACTCGCCTACCACGTCGAGGGGGAGGGCGAGCCCCTGCTCTGTCTGCCCGGTGGGCCGATGCGTGCCTCCGCCTACCTCGGCGACCTCGGTGGACTGTCACGGCACCGCCGGCTGATCAGGCTCGACCTGCGGGGCACCGGCGACTCCGGCGTCCCGGCCGACCCGGCGACGTACCGCTGCGACCGGCAGGTGGGCGACGTCGAGGCACTCCGCGCGCACCTCGGGCTTGAACGTGTCGACCTGCTCGCCCACTCGGCGGGCGGCGACCTCGCCCTCCTGTACGCGGCCGGGTACCCGCGGCGCGTCCGCTCCCTCACGCTGGTCACCGGCCGTGCGCGGGCCCTCGGCGTCGACTTCACCGAGGAGCACCGCAGGGAGGCGGCCGCCCTGCGCAAGGCGGAGCCGTGGTTCGAGGCAGCCCACGAGGCCTACGAACGGGTCTGGGCCGGCTCGGCCGGCGACACCGACTGGGACGCCATCACCCCGTTCTTCTACGGCCGTTGGGACGCGGAGGCCGAGGCGCATGCGGCGACCGACGTCGAACAGACCAACGAGGAGGCCGCGGACCGCTATGCCCCCGGCGAAGCCTTCGATCCCGAAGAAGCCCGCGCGGTGGTCGCCGCCTGGGACGCGCGGGTGCTGCTCGTCGCGGGCGCGCTGGACAGTGGCCCGCTTCCGCGCGTCGCCGCTGCCATCGCGGAACTCTTCCCCCGGGCCGAGTTGACCGTCCAGCCGGACGCCGGTCACTTCCCGTGGCTCGACGATCCGGACGGCTTCAGGGAGACCGTCGCCGACTTCCTCGACCGGGGGAAGTGA
- a CDS encoding EamA family transporter, whose protein sequence is MTALFALATSLLWGLADFGGGLLTRRTPALTVVVVSQTIAAVVLGAIVVATGGWSAAGPQLWFAFAAGLVGPVALLSFYKALALGPMGVVSPLGSLGVAVPITVGLVLGERPGLTQLAGIAVAVVGVVLAGGPQLRGAPVQRQAILLTLLAALGFGTVFALIAEASSSVTGLFLALFVQRVTNVAVGGTALFVSVKRGARALPEGGFPWGALPALAFVGLADVAANGTYSVAAQHGPVTVAAVLASLYPVVTALAARGILSERLRGVQAAGAGLALVGTVLLATG, encoded by the coding sequence GTGACAGCACTCTTCGCCCTGGCCACCAGCCTCCTGTGGGGCCTGGCCGACTTCGGCGGAGGCCTGCTGACCCGGCGTACGCCCGCCCTCACGGTGGTCGTCGTCTCGCAGACCATCGCGGCGGTGGTGCTGGGCGCGATCGTGGTCGCCACCGGCGGCTGGAGCGCGGCAGGACCACAGCTGTGGTTCGCGTTCGCCGCGGGACTGGTGGGACCGGTCGCGCTGCTCTCCTTCTACAAGGCACTCGCCCTCGGCCCGATGGGGGTCGTCTCCCCGCTCGGCTCGCTGGGCGTGGCCGTCCCCATCACCGTCGGACTCGTCCTCGGTGAGCGGCCCGGCCTGACACAGCTCGCGGGAATCGCGGTCGCCGTCGTGGGCGTCGTGCTCGCGGGCGGACCACAGCTGCGCGGCGCCCCCGTGCAGCGGCAGGCGATCCTCCTCACGCTGCTCGCGGCGCTCGGTTTCGGCACGGTGTTCGCGTTGATCGCGGAGGCGTCGTCGTCGGTCACCGGGCTGTTCCTCGCGCTGTTCGTCCAGCGCGTGACCAATGTGGCGGTGGGCGGCACGGCCCTCTTCGTCTCCGTGAAGCGCGGCGCCCGAGCCCTCCCCGAGGGCGGTTTCCCCTGGGGCGCCCTCCCCGCGCTCGCCTTCGTCGGCCTCGCCGACGTCGCGGCCAACGGCACGTACTCGGTCGCCGCCCAGCACGGCCCGGTCACCGTCGCCGCCGTCCTCGCCTCGCTGTATCCGGTGGTCACGGCCCTGGCCGCGCGCGGCATCCTCAGCGAACGGCTGCGGGGGGTGCAGGCGGCGGGCGCGGGCCTCGCGCTGGTCGGCACGGTGCTGCTCGCGACCGGTTGA
- a CDS encoding acyltransferase: MPRSKNTFSSWRRRLAQRAVHAGWAWVQRTGAVTAEHPGRLRFGAMGTGTRLAFPLGTVFGEPWIHLGAHCIVAEQVTLTAGLMPDLDLGPDPILRIGDGVVLGRGSHVIADTTVTIGSDCYFGPYVYVTSTNHSYDDPHEPIGKQWPRMEPVEIGPGCWIGTGAVILPGARIGRNVVVAAGAVVRGAVPDHSVVAGAPARVVRRWDPVQGWQPPLRTPAPVPIPDGVTPEQLLALSGMDEETAARLAELDLDAEGASGDVRAES, translated from the coding sequence CCGTCCACGCGGGCTGGGCCTGGGTGCAGCGCACGGGTGCGGTCACGGCCGAGCACCCCGGACGACTCCGCTTCGGCGCGATGGGAACAGGTACCAGACTGGCCTTCCCGCTCGGCACGGTCTTCGGTGAACCGTGGATCCACCTCGGCGCCCACTGCATCGTCGCCGAGCAGGTCACGCTGACCGCCGGTCTGATGCCCGACCTCGACCTCGGCCCCGACCCGATCCTGCGCATCGGCGACGGTGTGGTGCTCGGCCGCGGCAGTCATGTCATCGCCGACACGACGGTCACGATCGGCAGCGACTGCTACTTCGGGCCGTACGTGTACGTCACGTCCACGAACCACTCGTACGACGATCCGCACGAGCCCATCGGCAAGCAGTGGCCGCGTATGGAGCCGGTGGAGATCGGGCCAGGCTGCTGGATCGGGACCGGGGCGGTGATTCTGCCGGGAGCGCGGATCGGGCGGAACGTCGTGGTGGCGGCCGGCGCGGTGGTACGCGGTGCGGTGCCGGACCACTCGGTCGTGGCGGGCGCCCCCGCGCGTGTCGTGCGGCGCTGGGACCCGGTGCAGGGATGGCAGCCGCCGCTGCGGACACCGGCGCCGGTGCCGATTCCCGACGGGGTGACGCCGGAGCAGTTGCTGGCGCTGTCGGGGATGGACGAGGAGACCGCGGCGCGTCTGGCGGAACTGGACCTCGATGCCGAGGGCGCCTCCGGGGACGTACGCGCCGAGTCCTGA